In Jatrophihabitans sp., a genomic segment contains:
- the manA gene encoding mannose-6-phosphate isomerase, class I, whose protein sequence is MSSAGSAGSAGSVAGQPRVIALDNAIREYAWGSVEAIPALLGIPPTGRPAAELWMGAHPAEPSRWAEHPDRPALDELIAGDPRRWLGEANLAAFGPRLPFLMKVLAADRALSMQVHPSRAQAEAGFAAEEATGAPRGSAGRNYCDANHKPELAYALSEFEAFCGFRPVPATLELLEALDVPELAGYLPLLAGRDGLRATFTTLLSLSGQPRERLVEATVEGCRRLAEQDGPWGGAARASVLAAQDFPGDIGAVLALLLNYVRLAPGEAIYLGAGNVHAYLRGMCIEILASSDNVLRCGLTPKHVDIPELLRVADFSSLAEPRWQPELPAEGRRVFQVPVPDFRLTVLDLAAGPVRLLPADGPHLVLSGQGPVTVDCGPQSRTLRRWESVYVAPGEAACAVSGNGQVFVANTNL, encoded by the coding sequence GTGAGCTCGGCGGGTTCGGCGGGCTCGGCGGGCTCGGTGGCTGGGCAGCCGCGGGTGATCGCGCTGGACAACGCGATCCGGGAGTACGCCTGGGGCTCGGTCGAGGCGATTCCGGCGCTGCTCGGCATCCCGCCGACCGGGCGTCCGGCTGCCGAGCTGTGGATGGGCGCGCACCCGGCCGAGCCGTCGCGGTGGGCCGAGCACCCCGACCGGCCGGCGCTGGACGAGCTGATCGCCGGAGACCCGCGACGGTGGCTGGGTGAGGCGAACCTGGCGGCCTTCGGTCCCCGGTTGCCGTTCCTGATGAAGGTGCTGGCCGCCGACCGGGCGCTGTCGATGCAGGTGCACCCCAGCCGGGCCCAGGCCGAGGCCGGCTTCGCGGCGGAGGAGGCCACCGGCGCCCCGCGCGGCTCGGCGGGGCGCAACTACTGCGATGCCAACCACAAACCTGAGCTGGCCTACGCCCTGTCCGAGTTCGAGGCCTTCTGCGGGTTCCGTCCGGTGCCGGCCACCCTGGAGCTGCTCGAGGCCCTGGACGTGCCGGAGCTGGCCGGCTACCTGCCGCTGCTGGCCGGCCGGGACGGCCTGCGGGCGACCTTCACCACCCTGTTGAGCCTGAGCGGCCAACCCCGGGAACGGCTGGTCGAGGCCACCGTCGAGGGCTGCCGGCGCCTCGCCGAGCAGGACGGTCCCTGGGGCGGCGCGGCCCGGGCCTCGGTGCTGGCCGCGCAGGACTTTCCCGGCGACATCGGCGCGGTGCTGGCGCTGCTGCTCAACTACGTCCGGCTGGCCCCGGGCGAGGCGATCTACCTGGGCGCGGGCAACGTGCACGCCTACCTGCGCGGCATGTGCATCGAGATCCTGGCCAGCAGCGACAACGTGCTGCGCTGCGGCCTGACCCCCAAGCACGTCGACATCCCGGAACTGCTGCGGGTCGCCGACTTTTCCAGCCTGGCCGAGCCGCGCTGGCAGCCGGAGCTTCCCGCCGAGGGCCGGCGGGTCTTTCAGGTGCCGGTGCCCGACTTCCGGCTGACGGTGCTGGATCTTGCCGCGGGGCCGGTGCGGCTGCTGCCCGCCGACGGCCCGCACCTGGTGCTCAGCGGCCAGGGCCCGGTCACCGTGGACTGCGGCCCGCAGAGCCGGACGCTCCGGCGCTGGGAATCGGTCTACGTCGCCCCCGGAGAGGCGGCCTGCGCCGTGTCGGGCAACGGGCAGGTCTTCGTGGCGAACACCAACTTGTGA
- the leuS gene encoding leucine--tRNA ligase yields MTASTAQPSDTAQPSDTDAPPFRYTAALANRIESQWQQEWADRGTFDAPNPCGELSEGFERVADKPHTYILDMFPYPSGAGLHVGHPLGYIGTDVYARYRRMCGENVLHTMGFDAFGLPAEQYALQTGQHPATTTDNNIVTFRRQLRALGMGHDQRRVVATTDPQFYRWTQWIFLQIFNSFYDHEADGGAGRARPITELIAELDAGTREPAAGSNEHGKPWSELNDVERRDVVDRHRLAYVAKLPVNWCPGLGTVLANEEVTADGRSERGNFPVFRKPLAQWMLRITAYADRLLADLDHIDWPEKVRTMQKNWIGRSIGAHVRFSTPAAELTVFTTRPDTLFGATYLVLAPEHPLVAELTPPAWPDGTPAQWTGGYATPAEAVTAYQAQAAAKTDLDRQADRQGADAKVKSGVFTGAFSTNPVTGAQLPIFVADYVLMGYGTGAIMAVPGQDERDWDFAESFGLPIVRTVQPSEGFAGKAFTGDGPAINSANGELDLNGLGVAEAKAATIAYLERTGAGRGATTYRLRDWLFSRQRYWGEPFPIVYDSNDQPVALPAEMLPLLLPETNDFTPKSYPADDADSDPEPPLGRLTDWVTVELDLGVGVKTYRRETNTMPNWAGSCWYELRYLDPENSTAPVDPAVERYWMGPSPQRPLGGVDLYVGGVEHAVLHLLYARFWHKVLFDLGHVSSREPYHRLVNQGMLQLPAYTNADGFYVEAAEVIERDGGFFHNGQPVNREFGKIGKSLKNVVTPDEFTAGYGTDTFRLFEMFSGPLDQSRPWDAKAIVGPYRLLQRIWRVVLDEQTGQPHVADVEVPAELNRLLHRTIAAVREGYETLRFNTSIARITELNNAVTQAYPDGGTPRVVAEALALMLAPLAPHAAEELWAKLGHQQSLAWHDFPEVDEAMLVEERIEVPVQVNGKVRSVISVAPDADSAAMEDAARADEKVVAALQGRPSRRVITVPGRLINFVV; encoded by the coding sequence ATGACCGCGAGCACCGCGCAGCCCAGCGACACCGCGCAGCCCAGCGACACCGACGCCCCGCCGTTCCGGTACACCGCTGCCCTGGCCAACCGGATCGAGTCCCAGTGGCAGCAGGAGTGGGCCGACCGCGGCACCTTCGACGCCCCCAACCCGTGCGGTGAGCTGAGCGAGGGCTTCGAGCGGGTCGCCGACAAGCCGCACACCTACATCCTGGACATGTTCCCCTACCCCTCGGGCGCCGGGCTGCACGTCGGGCACCCGCTGGGCTACATCGGCACCGACGTCTACGCCCGCTACCGGCGGATGTGCGGCGAGAACGTCCTGCACACCATGGGCTTCGACGCCTTCGGCCTGCCGGCCGAGCAGTACGCGCTGCAGACCGGCCAGCATCCGGCGACCACCACCGACAACAACATCGTCACCTTCCGCCGGCAGCTGCGCGCGCTGGGGATGGGCCATGACCAGCGCCGGGTGGTCGCCACCACCGATCCGCAGTTCTACCGCTGGACGCAGTGGATCTTCCTGCAGATCTTCAACTCGTTCTATGACCACGAGGCCGACGGCGGCGCCGGTCGGGCCCGGCCGATCACCGAGCTGATCGCCGAGCTCGATGCCGGCACCCGGGAGCCGGCGGCCGGCAGCAACGAGCACGGCAAGCCCTGGTCCGAGCTGAACGACGTCGAACGCCGCGACGTCGTGGACCGGCACCGGCTGGCCTACGTCGCCAAGCTGCCGGTCAACTGGTGCCCGGGCCTGGGCACCGTGCTGGCGAACGAGGAGGTGACCGCGGACGGGCGCTCCGAGCGCGGCAACTTTCCGGTGTTCCGCAAGCCGCTGGCCCAGTGGATGCTGCGGATCACCGCCTACGCCGACCGGCTGCTGGCTGACCTGGACCACATCGACTGGCCCGAGAAGGTCCGCACGATGCAGAAGAACTGGATCGGCCGCTCGATCGGCGCGCACGTCCGGTTCAGCACCCCGGCCGCTGAGCTGACGGTGTTCACCACCCGTCCGGACACGCTGTTCGGAGCCACCTACCTGGTGCTGGCTCCGGAACACCCGCTGGTCGCCGAGCTGACCCCGCCGGCCTGGCCCGACGGCACCCCCGCGCAGTGGACGGGCGGCTATGCCACGCCGGCCGAGGCAGTCACCGCCTACCAGGCGCAAGCCGCCGCCAAGACCGACCTGGATCGTCAGGCAGACCGGCAGGGCGCCGACGCCAAGGTCAAATCAGGCGTGTTCACCGGGGCATTCTCGACCAACCCGGTAACTGGCGCCCAGCTGCCGATCTTTGTCGCCGACTACGTCCTGATGGGGTACGGCACCGGAGCGATCATGGCGGTGCCCGGCCAGGACGAGCGGGACTGGGACTTCGCGGAGTCCTTCGGCCTGCCGATCGTGCGCACGGTGCAGCCCAGCGAGGGCTTCGCCGGCAAGGCCTTTACCGGCGACGGGCCGGCGATCAACTCGGCCAACGGCGAGCTGGATCTCAACGGCCTGGGCGTGGCCGAGGCCAAGGCCGCCACGATCGCCTACCTGGAGCGCACCGGCGCCGGCCGCGGCGCCACCACCTACCGGCTGCGCGACTGGCTGTTCAGCCGGCAGCGCTACTGGGGTGAGCCGTTCCCGATCGTCTATGACTCCAACGACCAGCCGGTCGCGCTGCCGGCTGAGATGCTGCCGCTGCTGCTGCCCGAGACCAACGACTTCACCCCGAAGTCCTACCCGGCCGATGACGCCGACTCAGATCCCGAGCCGCCGCTGGGCCGGCTGACCGACTGGGTCACCGTCGAACTGGACCTGGGCGTAGGCGTCAAGACCTACCGCCGCGAGACCAACACCATGCCCAACTGGGCCGGCTCCTGCTGGTACGAGCTGCGCTACCTGGATCCGGAGAACTCCACGGCGCCGGTGGACCCGGCGGTGGAGCGGTACTGGATGGGCCCCTCGCCGCAGCGCCCGCTGGGCGGTGTCGATCTGTACGTCGGCGGCGTCGAGCATGCCGTGCTGCACCTGCTGTACGCGCGGTTCTGGCACAAGGTGCTCTTCGACCTGGGCCACGTCTCCAGCCGCGAGCCCTATCACCGGCTGGTCAACCAGGGGATGCTGCAGCTGCCGGCCTACACCAACGCCGACGGCTTCTACGTCGAGGCGGCCGAGGTGATCGAGCGCGACGGCGGTTTCTTCCACAACGGCCAGCCGGTCAACCGGGAGTTCGGCAAGATCGGCAAGAGCCTGAAGAACGTGGTCACCCCGGACGAGTTCACAGCCGGCTACGGCACCGACACCTTCCGGCTGTTCGAGATGTTCTCCGGTCCGCTGGATCAATCCCGGCCGTGGGACGCCAAGGCCATCGTCGGGCCGTACCGGCTGCTGCAGCGCATCTGGCGGGTGGTGCTGGACGAGCAGACCGGCCAGCCGCACGTGGCCGACGTCGAGGTGCCGGCCGAGCTCAACCGGCTGCTGCACCGGACGATCGCCGCCGTCCGGGAAGGCTATGAGACGCTGCGGTTCAACACCTCGATCGCCCGGATCACCGAGCTGAACAACGCCGTCACCCAGGCCTATCCGGACGGCGGCACCCCGCGGGTGGTGGCCGAGGCGCTGGCCCTGATGCTGGCCCCGCTGGCTCCGCACGCCGCCGAGGAGCTGTGGGCCAAGCTGGGCCACCAGCAGTCCCTGGCCTGGCACGACTTTCCCGAGGTCGACGAGGCGATGCTGGTGGAGGAGCGGATCGAGGTGCCGGTGCAGGTCAACGGCAAGGTCCGCTCGGTGATCTCGGTCGCCCCCGACGCCGATTCCGCCGCCATGGAGGACGCCGCCCGGGCCGATGAGAAGGTCGTCGCGGCCCTGCAGGGACGACCCAGCAGGCGAGTTATCACGGTCCCGGGCAGGTTGATCAACTTCGTCGTCTAA
- the rsfS gene encoding ribosome silencing factor — translation MTATDTAIELARIAGHAAADKLATDIVLIDVSDRLAITDVFVIVTGSNERQVEAIVDEVEDKLRLAGTKPLRREGKRDGRWVLLDYAEIVVHVQHAEERVFYSLERLWKDCPQIEFDDGRPQGDGRPQGAGASQGAGASQGAGASQGAGASQADEA, via the coding sequence GTGACCGCCACCGACACCGCCATCGAGCTCGCGCGCATCGCCGGGCACGCTGCCGCGGACAAACTCGCCACCGACATCGTCCTGATCGACGTGAGCGACCGGCTGGCCATCACAGACGTCTTCGTGATCGTCACCGGCAGCAACGAGCGCCAGGTCGAGGCGATCGTCGACGAGGTCGAGGACAAGCTGCGGCTGGCCGGCACCAAGCCGCTGCGCCGCGAGGGCAAGCGCGACGGCCGGTGGGTGCTGCTGGACTACGCCGAGATCGTGGTGCACGTCCAACATGCCGAGGAGCGGGTCTTCTACTCACTCGAACGGCTCTGGAAGGACTGCCCGCAGATCGAGTTCGATGACGGCCGCCCGCAGGGTGACGGCCGCCCGCAGGGCGCCGGAGCCAGCCAAGGCGCCGGAGCCAGTCAAGGCGCCGGAGCCAGCCAAGGTGCCGGAGCCAGCCAGGCAGACGAGGCCTAG
- a CDS encoding DegV family protein produces MAVQQQVTVVTDSTSYLPTGLAEELGVQVVPLQVQLGGRTGLEGQDVTPADVCAALRVRTAVTTSRPTPAEFVEVYRSALDAGAATVVSLHLSAELSGTCDSARLAAAEFEPDVIRVIDSRSAAMALGFAVLAAARTAATGAEPQDVEQAARTALGRTSALFYVDSLEWLHRGGRIGSAAARFGTALSVKPLLHLSDGRIMPLEKVRTASKAIARLVQLTVQKAGSDPVDIAVQHLAAPERAAEVAGLLKEALPNLGQLYESEVGAVVGAHVGPGLLGVVVTKR; encoded by the coding sequence ATGGCGGTCCAGCAGCAGGTCACGGTGGTCACCGACTCGACCTCCTACCTGCCCACCGGGCTGGCCGAGGAGCTGGGCGTGCAGGTGGTCCCGCTGCAGGTGCAACTGGGCGGGCGGACCGGCCTGGAGGGCCAGGACGTCACCCCGGCCGACGTGTGCGCCGCGCTGCGGGTCCGGACGGCGGTGACCACCTCACGCCCCACGCCTGCCGAGTTCGTCGAGGTCTACCGCTCCGCGCTGGACGCCGGCGCCGCCACGGTGGTCTCGCTGCACCTGTCCGCGGAGCTGTCGGGCACCTGCGACTCGGCACGGCTGGCGGCGGCCGAGTTCGAGCCGGACGTGATCCGGGTGATCGACTCGCGCTCGGCGGCGATGGCACTGGGATTCGCGGTGCTGGCCGCGGCCCGGACCGCCGCCACCGGCGCCGAGCCGCAGGACGTGGAGCAGGCGGCCCGCACCGCCCTGGGCCGGACGTCGGCGCTGTTCTACGTCGACTCGCTGGAGTGGCTGCATCGCGGCGGCCGGATCGGCTCGGCAGCGGCAAGGTTCGGCACCGCGCTGTCGGTCAAGCCGCTGCTGCACCTGTCCGACGGCCGGATCATGCCGCTGGAGAAGGTGCGGACCGCGTCCAAGGCGATCGCTCGGCTGGTCCAGCTGACGGTGCAGAAGGCGGGCTCGGACCCGGTGGACATCGCGGTGCAGCACCTGGCCGCGCCGGAGCGGGCCGCAGAGGTCGCCGGCCTGCTCAAAGAGGCGTTGCCCAACCTGGGCCAGCTGTACGAGTCCGAGGTCGGCGCGGTGGTCGGCGCGCACGTCGGGCCGGGGCTGCTCGGGGTCGTGGTCACCAAGCGCTGA
- a CDS encoding cation diffusion facilitator family transporter, with protein MSAASGTKAVVAALLANAGIAVMKFIAFLITGSSSMLAESVHSVADSGNQGLLLVGGRRSRRQATAEHPFGFGRDRYVYGFLVALVLFTIGGMFALYEGIHKITDPHELDSPLIAIAVLVGAIGLETWSFRTAIHESRKVKGDASWPQFIRRAKVPELPVVLLEDLAALVGLFLALGGVGLTMLTDEPIWDGIGTVSIGVLLITVAVILIIETKSLLLGESASPAAISRIEAALVGEGIERVIHSRTLHLGPEEVLVAAKVSMAAGSSMAECAAAINAAEARIRAAEPTARVIYLEPDLYQPELVEGTASPAR; from the coding sequence ATGAGCGCCGCCAGCGGCACCAAGGCGGTCGTCGCCGCCCTGCTGGCCAACGCGGGCATCGCCGTCATGAAGTTCATCGCGTTCCTGATCACCGGGTCGTCGTCGATGCTGGCCGAGTCGGTCCACTCGGTGGCCGACTCCGGCAACCAGGGGCTGCTGCTGGTCGGCGGCCGGCGATCCCGGCGGCAGGCGACCGCCGAGCACCCGTTCGGCTTCGGTCGCGACCGCTACGTGTACGGATTCCTGGTGGCCCTGGTGCTGTTCACCATCGGGGGCATGTTCGCGCTGTACGAGGGCATCCACAAGATCACCGACCCGCATGAGCTGGACTCGCCGCTGATCGCCATCGCGGTGCTCGTGGGAGCGATCGGCCTGGAGACCTGGTCGTTCCGCACCGCCATCCACGAGTCGCGCAAGGTCAAGGGCGACGCCAGCTGGCCGCAGTTCATCCGGCGGGCCAAGGTCCCCGAGCTGCCGGTGGTGCTGCTGGAGGACCTGGCGGCCCTGGTCGGGCTTTTCCTCGCGCTGGGCGGCGTCGGGTTGACCATGCTGACGGACGAGCCGATCTGGGACGGCATCGGCACGGTTTCCATCGGGGTGTTGCTGATCACGGTCGCGGTGATCCTGATCATCGAGACCAAGAGCCTGCTGCTCGGCGAGTCGGCCAGCCCGGCCGCGATCTCACGGATCGAGGCGGCCCTGGTCGGCGAGGGCATCGAGCGGGTGATCCACTCCCGGACCCTGCACCTCGGCCCGGAGGAGGTGCTGGTGGCCGCGAAGGTGTCGATGGCGGCCGGCAGCTCGATGGCCGAGTGCGCCGCGGCCATCAACGCCGCCGAAGCCCGGATCAGGGCGGCCGAGCCGACAGCGCGGGTGATCTACCTGGAGCCGGACCTCTATCAGCCCGAACTGGTCGAGGGCACGGCCAGCCCAGCCAGGTGA
- the mtrB gene encoding MtrAB system histidine kinase MtrB → MSPAAPGWISGGLDAMPARLSQRLHTATGWLSRRSRPGVSRLLTTWRRSLQLRVAATTAIVTGLIVLLIGVFLVDQIGKGVLKAKRAASISQASLGLEAAVAQFEGLTPGDLNGIRQAVDQITSDPTRSTGTLGADLFTKVVRSTDQAVNRQLPGGQPIPDELRREVDRGALAVQYAPIRIPNHPGEVAGLIVGQPVNTQAGAFELYYLFPLSAEQRTLSLVQRTVLLAGLALVLLVAAIAALVTRQVVRPVRVAAQTAGRLAGGQLSERITVRGEDDIALLGESFNDMANSLQQQIQRLENLSRLQQRFTSDVSHELRTPLTTIRMAAELLYGSREDFAPELARSVELLTNELDRFESLLADLLEISRYDAGAAHLETEQIDIRGIVERAVLSAEPLALRHGVQLRADLGDEPVIAEVDARRVERVLRNLLGNALDHAESRPVTVRVGADAASVAVTVRDEGVGLRPGEAALVFNRFWRGDPSRSRLTGGTGLGLAISLEDVRLHHGWLQAWGARGRGAVFRMTLPRVAGGPLDSSPLPLEPEPEPEVLA, encoded by the coding sequence GTGAGCCCAGCCGCCCCAGGCTGGATTTCCGGCGGGCTCGACGCCATGCCGGCCCGGTTGAGCCAGCGACTGCACACAGCCACCGGCTGGCTGAGCCGCCGGTCGCGCCCGGGCGTGTCACGACTGCTGACGACCTGGCGGCGCTCGCTGCAGCTGCGGGTGGCGGCCACCACCGCCATCGTCACCGGCCTGATCGTGTTGCTGATCGGGGTGTTCCTGGTGGACCAGATCGGCAAGGGCGTGTTGAAGGCCAAGCGGGCCGCCTCGATCAGCCAGGCCTCGCTCGGCCTGGAAGCGGCGGTGGCGCAGTTCGAAGGGCTCACCCCGGGTGACCTGAACGGCATCCGGCAGGCGGTCGACCAGATCACCTCCGACCCCACCAGGTCCACCGGCACGCTGGGCGCGGACCTGTTCACCAAGGTGGTCCGCTCGACCGACCAGGCCGTCAACCGGCAGCTGCCCGGCGGCCAGCCGATTCCGGACGAGCTGCGCCGCGAGGTCGACCGCGGCGCCCTGGCCGTGCAGTACGCGCCGATCCGGATCCCGAACCACCCCGGCGAGGTGGCCGGCCTGATCGTCGGCCAGCCGGTGAACACCCAGGCCGGCGCCTTCGAGCTGTACTACCTGTTCCCGCTGAGCGCCGAGCAGCGGACGCTGAGCCTGGTGCAGCGGACCGTCCTGCTGGCCGGACTGGCACTGGTGCTGCTGGTGGCCGCGATCGCTGCCCTGGTCACCCGCCAGGTGGTGCGGCCGGTCCGGGTGGCCGCCCAGACCGCCGGCCGGCTGGCCGGCGGCCAGCTGTCCGAGCGGATCACGGTCAGGGGCGAGGACGACATCGCGTTGCTGGGCGAGTCGTTCAACGACATGGCCAACAGCCTGCAGCAGCAGATCCAGCGGCTGGAGAACCTGTCCCGGCTGCAGCAGCGGTTCACCTCCGACGTCTCGCACGAGCTGCGCACCCCCCTGACCACCATCCGGATGGCCGCCGAGCTGCTCTACGGCAGCCGGGAGGACTTCGCCCCCGAGCTGGCCCGCTCGGTCGAGCTGCTGACCAACGAGCTGGACCGGTTTGAGAGCCTGCTGGCCGACCTGCTGGAGATCTCGCGCTACGACGCCGGCGCGGCGCACCTGGAGACCGAGCAGATCGACATCCGCGGCATCGTGGAGCGAGCGGTGCTCTCGGCCGAGCCACTGGCCCTGCGGCACGGGGTGCAGCTGCGGGCCGACCTGGGCGATGAGCCGGTGATCGCCGAGGTGGACGCCCGGCGGGTCGAGCGGGTGCTGCGCAACCTGCTGGGCAACGCCCTGGACCACGCTGAGAGCCGGCCGGTGACCGTCCGGGTCGGCGCCGACGCCGCCTCGGTGGCGGTGACCGTGCGCGATGAGGGCGTCGGCCTGCGTCCGGGTGAGGCGGCCCTGGTGTTCAACCGGTTCTGGCGCGGGGACCCGTCGCGCAGCCGGCTGACCGGTGGCACCGGGCTGGGTCTGGCGATCAGCCTGGAGGATGTCCGGCTGCACCATGGTTGGCTGCAGGCCTGGGGCGCGCGTGGCCGCGGCGCGGTGTTCCGGATGACGTTGCCGCGGGTCGCCGGTGGCCCCCTGGACAGCTCGCCGCTGCCGTTGGAGCCCGAGCCGGAGCCGGAGGTGCTGGCATGA
- a CDS encoding histidine phosphatase family protein, translated as MLRRLVILRHGRTAWNAERRYQGQEDPPLDLVGQAQALESAALVAAMSPDLVVSSDLLRAEQTARKIVALTGQQLVYDPRLRERHLGHWQGLTRDEVQARYPEEFADWLAGRDVTRRGGESRQEVATRAVKALDELPEVGLTVLVSHGATSMCLAAALLGLPQTPSILGPLANCHWTELRDSGDGWTLRAHNAGPPGPVIPLLAPEGEHSDADA; from the coding sequence GTGCTGCGCCGGCTGGTCATCCTGAGGCACGGCCGGACCGCCTGGAACGCCGAGCGCCGGTACCAGGGGCAGGAGGACCCGCCGCTGGACCTGGTCGGGCAGGCGCAGGCGTTGGAGTCCGCGGCGCTGGTCGCGGCGATGAGCCCCGATCTGGTGGTCTCCTCCGACCTGCTGCGGGCCGAGCAGACCGCCCGGAAGATCGTGGCGCTGACCGGTCAGCAGCTGGTGTATGACCCGCGGTTGCGCGAGCGCCACCTGGGTCACTGGCAGGGACTGACCCGCGACGAGGTTCAGGCCCGCTATCCCGAGGAGTTCGCCGACTGGCTGGCCGGGCGGGACGTGACCCGCCGGGGCGGTGAGAGCCGGCAAGAGGTCGCCACCCGGGCCGTGAAGGCGCTCGACGAACTGCCGGAGGTCGGGCTCACGGTGCTGGTCAGCCACGGCGCCACCTCGATGTGCCTGGCCGCGGCGCTGCTCGGGCTGCCCCAGACCCCCTCCATCCTCGGCCCGCTGGCCAACTGTCACTGGACCGAGCTGCGCGACAGCGGCGACGGCTGGACGCTGCGCGCGCACAACGCCGGCCCGCCCGGACCCGTCATCCCGTTGCTGGCACCGGAGGGCGAGCACTCCGACGCCGACGCCTGA
- a CDS encoding phosphoribosyltransferase family protein, with product MRFLPDLMDLVLPSSCVCCGLAGRVWCPGCQPKSEPEQVALAGSTSVVAAGEYGGGLRSALLAFKERNQRVLVGPLAAYLSDAVDVACGRLGGPAGCAILVPVPSTRAAARQRGGDHLLRLVAEVAPQNGLEVLPVLRLAGRGRDSVGLSAGDRAANLANRMRAAPATTDRPVLLVDDIVTTGATLSEASRALQAAGWQVCGASVIAATKLRRARATPPASSNGVHRHVSTGQTHDEGLAFT from the coding sequence ATGAGGTTTTTGCCCGACTTGATGGATCTGGTGCTGCCGTCGAGTTGCGTGTGCTGCGGCCTGGCCGGGCGGGTGTGGTGCCCAGGTTGCCAGCCGAAGTCCGAGCCTGAGCAGGTCGCGCTGGCGGGCTCGACCTCGGTAGTGGCCGCCGGTGAGTACGGCGGGGGCCTGCGCAGCGCGCTGCTGGCCTTCAAGGAGCGCAACCAGCGAGTCTTGGTGGGACCGCTGGCGGCCTACCTCAGCGACGCCGTCGACGTCGCGTGCGGCCGGCTGGGCGGCCCGGCAGGCTGCGCGATCCTGGTGCCGGTTCCCTCCACCCGGGCAGCGGCGCGCCAGCGCGGTGGTGACCACCTGCTGCGGCTGGTCGCCGAGGTCGCCCCGCAGAACGGCTTGGAGGTGCTGCCGGTGCTGCGGTTGGCCGGTCGCGGCCGCGACTCGGTTGGGTTGTCGGCGGGCGACCGGGCGGCGAACCTGGCCAACCGGATGCGCGCGGCTCCGGCCACCACCGACCGGCCGGTGCTGCTCGTCGATGACATCGTCACCACCGGAGCGACCCTGTCCGAGGCGTCGCGGGCGCTTCAGGCGGCCGGCTGGCAGGTGTGCGGCGCTTCGGTGATCGCCGCCACCAAGCTTCGCCGGGCCCGGGCAACGCCGCCCGCCTCATCGAACGGCGTTCATCGGCACGTTTCAACTGGGCAGACGCACGACGAAGGACTAGCGTTTACATGA
- the raiA gene encoding ribosome-associated translation inhibitor RaiA, with protein sequence MPDHYRQHVAEKLAKVERFDNRIIRADVELLHEKNPRQSEICQRVEITCRVRGPVVRVEACAADFYKALDLAVERLARKFRQAADRRRVHHGRHTPTSVAAATGALIEHERLPSVAEPESPATEDELPDGPGRVVREKEHPAKPMTIDQALFEMELVGHDFYLFSDADGGHPSVVYRRKGYDYGVIRLVD encoded by the coding sequence GTGCCCGATCATTACCGGCAGCATGTAGCTGAGAAACTGGCGAAAGTCGAGCGATTTGACAACCGGATAATCCGGGCGGACGTCGAACTCCTCCACGAGAAGAATCCCAGGCAGTCCGAGATCTGCCAGCGAGTCGAGATAACCTGCCGGGTCCGCGGCCCGGTGGTGCGGGTCGAAGCCTGCGCAGCTGACTTCTACAAGGCCCTCGACCTCGCCGTCGAGAGGCTGGCACGCAAGTTCCGGCAGGCCGCCGACCGCCGCCGGGTGCACCACGGCCGGCACACGCCCACCTCGGTCGCCGCCGCCACCGGCGCGCTGATCGAGCACGAGCGGCTGCCCAGCGTCGCCGAGCCCGAGAGCCCGGCAACCGAGGACGAGCTGCCCGACGGCCCCGGGCGGGTGGTCCGTGAGAAGGAGCACCCCGCCAAGCCGATGACCATCGACCAGGCCCTGTTCGAGATGGAGCTGGTGGGTCACGACTTCTACCTCTTCTCCGACGCCGACGGCGGGCATCCCAGCGTCGTGTACCGGCGAAAGGGTTATGACTACGGGGTAATCCGGCTCGTCGACTGA
- the mtrA gene encoding MtrAB system response regulator MtrA, translated as MKPRVLVVDDDSSLAEMLGIVLRSEGFEPAFVPDGSRALAAFREVKPDIVLLDLMLPGMSGIDVCRAIRSESGTPIIMLTAKTDTVDIVLGLESGADDYVVKPFKPKELTARMRARLRRYDEAGGETLLIGPPDSAVSIDVQAHQVVRDGVQISLTPLEFDLLVALARKPRQVFTREVLLEQVWGYRHAADTRLVNVHVQRLRSKVERDPERPEVVLTVRGVGYKAGPP; from the coding sequence ATGAAGCCTCGCGTACTGGTAGTCGACGATGACTCCTCACTCGCAGAGATGCTCGGCATCGTGCTGCGCTCGGAAGGTTTCGAGCCCGCGTTCGTGCCCGACGGCTCGCGAGCGTTGGCAGCCTTTCGCGAGGTCAAGCCCGACATCGTGCTGCTGGACCTGATGCTGCCCGGCATGAGCGGGATCGACGTCTGCCGCGCCATCCGCTCCGAGTCCGGCACCCCGATCATCATGCTGACCGCCAAGACCGACACGGTCGACATCGTGCTGGGCCTGGAGTCCGGCGCCGATGACTACGTGGTCAAGCCGTTCAAGCCCAAGGAGCTCACGGCCCGGATGCGGGCCCGGCTGCGCCGCTACGACGAGGCCGGCGGCGAGACGCTGCTGATCGGCCCGCCCGACTCGGCGGTGAGCATCGACGTGCAGGCCCACCAGGTGGTCCGCGACGGCGTGCAGATCTCGCTGACCCCGCTGGAGTTCGACCTGCTGGTGGCGCTGGCCCGCAAGCCCCGGCAGGTCTTCACCCGCGAGGTGCTGCTCGAGCAGGTCTGGGGCTACCGGCACGCCGCTGACACCCGGCTGGTCAACGTCCACGTGCAGCGGCTGCGGTCCAAGGTCGAGCGCGATCCCGAGCGTCCCGAGGTGGTGTTGACCGTCCGCGGCGTCGGTTACAAAGCGGGGCCGCCGTGA